In Nocardioides palaemonis, a single genomic region encodes these proteins:
- a CDS encoding PucR family transcriptional regulator yields MAETTPGVTLTEALALPTFRRAAPRVLAGAGATDRPIRWVHATERPDVRELLRAGDLLLTMGTGLPADDDTAGLAAFVDELVEVGSAGVVVELGRRWSDELPPALLEACEQHGLPLVVLGQETRFAALAQEIGERVVDHQVAELREAQRVHETFTELSFSQAGPVEILQAVQRLAGGPVVVENAHHRPLDYFPGPDDEGGFLDGWPARSRRVEVAGRTGWDAGNGWLVTRLGTAEQGWGRLVIGSAAAPSQRLVAVAERAAAALALHRLHDRDRGTLMRRTHLELLTGLVEQPGSEEVQRRCELAGFPLRRRAFAALVVRPRIGASTPADLDEVAATVVRAAHALRLPALVCEVERDLRVLVSAPVSADADDLLDRVAARVLAHHEVVLAAGRAVTEPSAVARAVTEAGQVADAAPQVRRESDPDVHRLDDLHLRGLLALLGEDDRLRLFVERELAPLRRHDADGGRTDLVAALRALLLHPASKTEAAASLHLSRAAFYDRLTRIEALLGADLDDPDVRVSLHVALLADELFRDPRPAGDR; encoded by the coding sequence GTGGCCGAGACGACGCCGGGCGTGACGCTGACCGAGGCGCTCGCGCTGCCCACCTTCCGCCGCGCCGCGCCGCGGGTGCTCGCGGGCGCGGGCGCGACGGACCGACCGATCCGCTGGGTGCACGCCACCGAGCGCCCCGACGTGCGCGAGCTGCTCCGCGCCGGCGACCTGCTGCTCACCATGGGCACCGGGCTGCCCGCCGACGACGACACGGCGGGGCTCGCCGCGTTCGTCGACGAGCTGGTCGAGGTCGGCAGCGCCGGCGTGGTCGTCGAGCTCGGACGACGCTGGTCCGACGAGCTCCCGCCCGCGCTGCTCGAGGCCTGCGAGCAGCACGGCCTGCCGCTGGTCGTGCTGGGCCAGGAGACCCGCTTCGCCGCGCTGGCGCAGGAGATCGGCGAGCGGGTCGTCGACCACCAGGTCGCCGAGCTGCGCGAGGCGCAGCGGGTGCACGAGACGTTCACCGAGCTGAGCTTCAGCCAGGCCGGTCCGGTCGAGATCCTGCAGGCCGTCCAGCGCCTCGCCGGCGGCCCGGTCGTGGTGGAGAACGCGCACCACCGGCCGCTCGACTACTTCCCGGGCCCGGACGACGAGGGCGGCTTCCTCGACGGCTGGCCGGCGCGGTCGCGGCGGGTCGAGGTCGCCGGCCGCACCGGGTGGGACGCCGGGAACGGCTGGCTGGTGACCCGGCTCGGCACGGCCGAGCAGGGGTGGGGCCGGCTGGTGATCGGCTCGGCCGCGGCCCCGTCGCAGCGGCTGGTGGCGGTGGCCGAGCGGGCGGCGGCGGCGCTCGCGCTGCACCGCCTGCACGACCGCGACCGCGGCACGCTCATGCGCCGGACCCACCTCGAGCTGCTGACCGGTCTGGTCGAGCAACCCGGCTCCGAGGAGGTCCAGCGCCGCTGCGAGCTCGCCGGCTTCCCGCTGCGTCGCCGTGCGTTCGCGGCGCTGGTGGTGCGCCCGCGGATCGGCGCGTCCACCCCGGCCGACCTCGACGAGGTCGCCGCGACGGTGGTGCGGGCCGCGCACGCCCTGCGCCTGCCCGCCCTGGTGTGCGAGGTGGAGCGCGACCTCCGGGTGCTCGTCTCCGCGCCCGTGTCGGCGGACGCCGACGACCTGCTCGACCGGGTGGCCGCCCGCGTGCTGGCCCACCACGAGGTCGTGCTCGCCGCGGGCCGGGCGGTCACCGAGCCCTCGGCCGTCGCCCGGGCCGTCACCGAGGCCGGACAGGTGGCCGACGCCGCGCCGCAGGTCCGCCGCGAGTCCGACCCCGACGTGCACCGCCTCGACGACCTGCACCTGCGCGGGCTGCTGGCGCTCCTCGGCGAGGACGACCGGCTGCGGCTCTTCGTCGAGCGCGAGCTGGCACCGCTGCGCCGGCACGACGCCGACGGCGGGCGCACCGACCTGGTCGCCGCCCTGCGCGCGCTGCTGCTCCACCCGGCGAGCAAGACCGAGGCCGCCGCGAGCCTCCACCTGTCGCGGGCCGCCTTCTACGACCGCCTCACGCGCATCGAGGCGCTGCTCGGCGCCGACCTCGACGACCCGGACGTACGCGTCTCGCTGCACGTCGCGCTGCTGGCCGACGAGCTCTTCAGGGATCCCCGGCCAGCCGGGGATCGCTGA
- a CDS encoding NAD(P)/FAD-dependent oxidoreductase: MAHRTAYERHAPDPRLVERALAGSRHAVFWLEDAGARPAYDALTASTRADLTIVGGGYLGLWTAVHAKRRDPGRRVVLLEAQAVGWAASGRNGGFCEASLTHGEENGRSRWPEEHETLTRLGAQNLDAFEADVRDLGLACEWERTGTLAVAVEEHQVAWLRDEPGHRDRAAVRAEVDSPLFLAGALDTDGNALVHPARLALELARVATELGVEVHEHSAVTGLRKVADGIEVATDRATVTSGGVVLATNVFPSLLRRNRLMTVPVYDYVLMTEPLTAEQRAAIGWERRCGLGDLANQFHYARLTADDRILWGGYDAIYPTGGGVHVRHEDRPASHARLASHFLATFPQLEDVRFSHRWAGAIDTCTQFTAFYGTSHGGRVAHAAGFTGLGVGATRFAAEVVLDLLTGQETERTALRMVRERPVPFPPEPLASVGINLTRWSLDRADHREGRRNAFLRVLDRAGLGFDS; the protein is encoded by the coding sequence GTGGCCCACCGCACCGCCTACGAGCGGCACGCCCCCGACCCCCGACTCGTGGAGCGCGCCCTCGCGGGCAGCCGGCACGCGGTGTTCTGGCTCGAGGACGCCGGCGCCCGGCCGGCGTACGACGCGCTGACGGCGAGCACCCGCGCGGACCTCACGATCGTGGGCGGGGGCTACCTCGGCCTCTGGACTGCTGTCCACGCCAAGCGGCGCGACCCCGGCCGGCGCGTGGTGCTGCTCGAGGCGCAGGCGGTCGGCTGGGCCGCCTCGGGCCGCAACGGCGGCTTCTGCGAGGCCTCGCTGACCCACGGCGAGGAGAACGGGCGCTCGCGCTGGCCCGAGGAGCACGAGACGCTCACCCGTCTCGGTGCGCAGAACCTGGACGCCTTCGAGGCCGACGTGCGCGACCTCGGTCTGGCGTGCGAGTGGGAGCGCACCGGCACCCTGGCGGTCGCCGTGGAGGAGCACCAGGTCGCCTGGCTGCGCGACGAGCCCGGCCACCGAGACCGCGCGGCCGTGCGGGCCGAGGTCGACAGCCCGCTCTTCCTGGCCGGCGCCCTCGACACCGACGGGAACGCCCTCGTCCACCCCGCCCGGCTCGCCCTCGAGCTGGCGCGGGTCGCGACGGAGCTCGGCGTCGAGGTCCACGAGCACTCCGCCGTCACCGGGCTGCGGAAGGTGGCGGACGGGATCGAGGTCGCCACCGACCGCGCCACGGTCACCTCCGGCGGCGTGGTCCTCGCGACCAACGTCTTCCCGTCGCTGCTGCGACGCAACCGGCTGATGACCGTCCCGGTCTACGACTACGTGCTGATGACCGAGCCGCTCACCGCCGAGCAGCGCGCCGCGATCGGGTGGGAGCGCCGCTGCGGTCTCGGCGACCTCGCCAACCAGTTCCACTACGCGCGACTCACGGCCGACGACCGGATCCTCTGGGGCGGCTACGACGCGATCTACCCCACGGGCGGTGGCGTCCACGTGCGGCACGAGGACCGCCCCGCGAGCCACGCCCGGCTGGCCTCGCACTTCCTGGCGACCTTCCCGCAGCTCGAGGACGTGCGGTTCAGCCACCGCTGGGCCGGCGCCATCGACACCTGCACGCAGTTCACCGCGTTCTACGGCACCAGCCACGGGGGCCGGGTCGCCCACGCGGCGGGCTTCACCGGGCTCGGCGTCGGGGCGACCCGGTTCGCCGCCGAGGTGGTGCTCGACCTGCTCACGGGGCAGGAGACCGAACGCACCGCGCTCCGGATGGTGCGCGAGCGCCCGGTCCCCTTCCCCCCCGAGCCTCTGGCGAGCGTCGGCATCAACCTCACCCGCTGGTCGCTGGACCGGGCCGACCACCGCGAGGGACGGCGCAACGCCTTCCTGCGGGTGCTGGACCGGGCCGGTCTGGGCTTCGACTCCTGA
- a CDS encoding cupin domain-containing protein, with product MNRVLDVAAAVPTAPLDPGSVVDGAPAAGSRALAAVSGVEVGVWEMSPGTATDVEVDEVFVVLSGSATVSFEDGERVDLGPGTVVRLRAGEHTTWVVRETLRKIYVA from the coding sequence ATGAACCGTGTGCTCGACGTCGCCGCCGCCGTCCCGACCGCGCCCCTGGACCCGGGGTCCGTCGTCGACGGGGCGCCCGCGGCCGGGTCCCGCGCGCTGGCCGCGGTCTCCGGCGTCGAGGTCGGCGTGTGGGAGATGAGCCCCGGCACCGCCACCGACGTCGAGGTCGACGAGGTGTTCGTCGTCCTGTCCGGCTCGGCGACGGTGAGCTTCGAGGACGGCGAGCGCGTCGACCTCGGCCCCGGCACCGTCGTCCGGCTGCGCGCCGGCGAGCACACCACGTGGGTCGTCCGCGAGACCCTGCGCAAGATCTACGTCGCCTGA
- a CDS encoding aspartate aminotransferase family protein, which translates to MSKSDLSSTYDADRAYELDRAHVFHSWSAQAEISPMVITRAEGSYVWDGAGTRYLDFTSQLVFTNLGHQHPRIVAAIQEQAGHLATVAPAFANGTRSEAARLIASHTPGDLDHVFFTNGGADANEHAVRMARLHTGRHKVLTTYRSYHGGTHLAVNMTGDPRRWASDHGSTGTVHFFGPFLYRSAFHATTQAEECQRALEHLEQVVALEGPSTVAAIVLEAIPGTAGIMVPPPGYLAGVREICDRHGIVLVADEVMSGFGRSGRWFAVEHGGVTPDLLTFAKGVNSGYVPLGGVAISDAIHATFAHRSYPGGLTYSGHPLACAAAVATIRAMEDDDVVGAAERLGADVIGPGLRALAAKHDWIGEVRGTGAFWALELVRDRDTREPLAPYGGSSPEVAAVVKGCQERGMLPFVNFNRIHVVPPLTTTAEEAREGLAILDDALTAAAR; encoded by the coding sequence ATGAGCAAGAGCGACCTGTCCAGCACGTACGACGCCGACCGGGCCTACGAGCTCGACCGGGCGCACGTCTTCCACTCCTGGTCCGCGCAGGCCGAGATCTCCCCCATGGTGATCACCCGGGCCGAGGGCTCGTACGTCTGGGACGGCGCCGGCACGCGCTACCTCGACTTCACCTCCCAGCTGGTCTTCACCAACCTCGGGCACCAGCACCCCCGCATCGTGGCGGCGATCCAGGAGCAGGCCGGCCACCTCGCGACGGTCGCGCCGGCGTTCGCCAACGGCACCCGCTCGGAGGCCGCGCGGCTGATCGCGAGCCACACGCCCGGCGACCTCGACCACGTCTTCTTCACCAACGGCGGCGCCGACGCCAACGAGCACGCCGTCCGGATGGCGCGGCTGCACACCGGCCGCCACAAGGTGCTCACGACCTACCGCAGCTACCACGGCGGCACCCACCTCGCGGTCAACATGACCGGCGACCCGCGCCGCTGGGCCAGCGACCACGGCTCGACCGGCACCGTCCACTTCTTCGGGCCGTTCCTCTACCGCAGCGCCTTCCACGCGACCACCCAGGCCGAGGAGTGCCAGCGCGCGCTCGAGCACCTCGAGCAGGTCGTCGCCCTCGAGGGCCCGTCGACCGTCGCGGCGATCGTGCTCGAGGCGATCCCGGGCACGGCCGGGATCATGGTCCCGCCACCGGGCTACCTCGCCGGCGTGCGCGAGATCTGCGACCGGCACGGCATCGTGCTCGTCGCCGACGAGGTGATGTCGGGCTTCGGCCGCTCCGGGCGCTGGTTCGCCGTCGAGCACGGAGGCGTCACCCCTGACCTGCTCACCTTCGCCAAGGGCGTCAACAGCGGATACGTCCCGCTGGGGGGTGTCGCGATCAGCGACGCGATCCACGCGACGTTCGCGCACCGCTCCTACCCCGGCGGCCTGACCTACTCCGGCCATCCGCTCGCGTGCGCCGCCGCCGTCGCCACGATCCGCGCGATGGAGGACGACGACGTCGTGGGTGCCGCCGAGCGGCTCGGCGCGGACGTGATCGGACCGGGGCTCCGGGCGCTCGCCGCCAAGCACGACTGGATCGGCGAGGTGCGCGGCACCGGGGCGTTCTGGGCCCTCGAGCTGGTCCGCGACCGCGACACCCGGGAGCCGCTCGCGCCCTACGGCGGCTCCAGCCCCGAGGTGGCGGCCGTGGTGAAGGGCTGCCAGGAGCGCGGCATGCTGCCGTTCGTGAACTTCAACCGGATCCACGTGGTGCCGCCCCTCACCACCACCGCCGAGGAGGCACGCGAAGGACTGGCGATCCTCGACGACGCGCTCACCGCCGCGGCACGCTGA
- a CDS encoding AraC family transcriptional regulator, which produces MAHLDARRMHPADFDFEGTGEEARNWLDVAYGSSLGLSSRMGAVRHRRTESDGVAVDHLTIDAPITFDADPIPGLVVVDVLRGQIEYSRAGHTDAAVEGDSVLASGWGMPFAGRGNGYEVNNTRLSLPVLDAAIRDIDPDRSADDLTFHRFVPVSPAAGARWRVTLQEYRESIGTHENEVARGSATRLLAHALLHTFPNNVVGEARRLDLGRDRRDASQSAVRRAQSFIEGRAGDDLSVAVIAQAAGVSPRALQYAFKQHLGCTPLAYLRRVRLDLVRRSLRDGSVTSVADAAVRLGFFNPGRFAADYRREFGENPRDTLRRARG; this is translated from the coding sequence GGCGGATGCATCCCGCCGACTTCGACTTCGAGGGCACTGGCGAGGAAGCCCGCAACTGGCTCGACGTCGCCTACGGCTCCTCGCTGGGTCTCTCGTCGCGGATGGGCGCCGTGCGACACCGCCGGACCGAGTCCGACGGTGTCGCCGTCGACCACCTCACCATCGACGCCCCGATCACCTTCGACGCCGACCCGATCCCTGGCCTGGTGGTGGTCGACGTCCTCCGCGGCCAGATCGAGTACTCCCGCGCGGGCCACACCGACGCCGCGGTCGAGGGCGACAGCGTGCTCGCCTCCGGATGGGGCATGCCGTTCGCCGGGCGCGGCAACGGCTACGAGGTCAACAACACCCGCCTGTCCCTCCCGGTCCTCGACGCCGCGATCCGCGACATCGACCCCGACCGCTCCGCCGACGACCTCACGTTCCACCGGTTCGTCCCGGTCAGCCCCGCCGCCGGCGCCCGGTGGCGGGTGACGCTGCAGGAATACCGCGAGTCGATCGGGACCCACGAGAACGAGGTCGCCCGGGGCTCCGCCACGCGTCTGCTCGCGCACGCCCTGCTGCACACCTTCCCCAACAACGTGGTGGGCGAGGCGCGCCGCCTCGACCTCGGGCGCGACCGGCGCGACGCCAGCCAGTCGGCGGTGCGCCGCGCGCAGAGCTTCATCGAGGGTCGTGCGGGCGACGACCTGTCGGTCGCCGTCATCGCGCAGGCCGCCGGAGTGTCGCCGCGGGCCCTCCAGTACGCCTTCAAGCAGCACCTGGGCTGCACGCCGCTGGCCTACCTGCGGCGGGTGCGGCTCGACCTGGTCCGCCGCTCGCTGCGCGACGGGTCGGTCACCTCGGTGGCCGACGCGGCCGTCCGGCTCGGGTTCTTCAACCCGGGACGCTTCGCCGCGGACTACCGCCGGGAGTTCGGCGAGAACCCGCGCGACACCCTGCGCCGCGCGCGGGGCTGA
- a CDS encoding sigma-70 family RNA polymerase sigma factor — MVPVTLVPQPPSDTTAADELIRSHLDVARSMASRYRNRGIDLDDLEQVALLGLTKAARRFDPDAGNDFMSYAVPTVRGELRKHFRDCGWTVRPPRRIQDLQARISRAQGELEATLQRPPRPTEVAAHLEESRDDVVEAMTADGCFTPTSLDSSAGDGPTTLGELIGQADPAIGRAEARMMLAPLVARLRARDRRIVRLRFVEELTQQEIAAEVGLTQAQVSRVLTRILAELRRGIGALAPAA; from the coding sequence GTGGTTCCTGTCACCCTCGTCCCCCAGCCTCCGTCCGACACCACCGCGGCGGACGAGCTGATCCGCTCCCACCTCGACGTCGCGCGGTCCATGGCGTCGCGCTACCGCAACCGCGGCATCGACCTCGACGACCTCGAGCAGGTCGCCCTGCTCGGGCTGACCAAGGCAGCCCGGCGCTTCGACCCCGACGCCGGCAACGACTTCATGTCCTACGCCGTCCCCACCGTCCGCGGCGAGCTGCGCAAGCACTTCCGCGACTGCGGCTGGACGGTGCGACCGCCACGCCGGATCCAGGACCTCCAGGCGCGCATCTCGCGCGCCCAGGGCGAGCTGGAGGCGACCCTCCAGCGACCCCCGCGTCCCACCGAGGTCGCGGCGCACCTCGAGGAGTCCCGCGACGACGTCGTGGAGGCCATGACGGCGGACGGCTGCTTCACCCCGACCTCCCTCGACAGCTCTGCCGGGGACGGCCCGACCACGCTGGGTGAGCTGATCGGCCAGGCGGACCCGGCGATCGGACGGGCGGAGGCGCGGATGATGCTGGCGCCGCTCGTCGCCCGGTTGCGCGCCCGCGACCGCCGTATCGTCCGGCTGCGGTTCGTCGAGGAGCTCACCCAGCAGGAGATCGCCGCCGAGGTCGGCCTCACCCAGGCGCAGGTGTCGCGGGTGCTCACCCGCATCCTGGCCGAGCTGCGCCGTGGCATCGGGGCCCTCGCGCCGGCGGCCTGA
- a CDS encoding CoA-acylating methylmalonate-semialdehyde dehydrogenase: MTPAEIVHWADGAPLTGQPTGWADVTNPATGEVTGRVALASEADAEQVIAAASRAAKAWGTTSLARRTQVMFAFRELLNARKYELAAIITAEHGKVHSDAMGEIARGLEVVEFACGMSHLLKGGHSEEASTGVDVHSKRVPLGVVGIISPFNFPAMVPMWFFPVAIAAGNTVVLKPSEKDPSAAGWLAALWKEAGLPDGVFNVLHGDKTAVDALLTSPDVQAISFVGSTPIAEYVYETASRHGKRVQALGGAKNHMVVLPDADLDLAADSAVNAGYGSAGERCMAISVLVAVDPIGDELVARIADRTRTLLIGDGGREATGREKEADMGPLVTKAHRDRVSSFIDSGEAAGAKVVVDGRDVQARGGQDGFWLGPTLFDDVTPDMDIYTEEIFGPVLSVVRVGSYDEAVALVNANPYGNGTAVFTNDGGAARRFEADVEVGMIGVNVPVPVPVAYYSFGGWKRSLFGDTHAHGTEGVHFFTRGKVVTTRWIDPANRPAGGLELGFPRND, from the coding sequence ATGACACCCGCGGAGATCGTGCACTGGGCCGATGGCGCCCCCCTCACCGGCCAGCCCACCGGCTGGGCCGACGTGACCAACCCGGCCACGGGCGAGGTGACGGGCCGGGTCGCCCTGGCCAGCGAGGCCGACGCGGAGCAGGTGATCGCCGCCGCGTCGCGTGCCGCGAAGGCGTGGGGCACCACGTCGCTCGCCCGGCGCACGCAGGTGATGTTCGCCTTCCGCGAGCTGCTCAACGCCCGCAAGTACGAGCTCGCTGCGATCATCACCGCCGAGCACGGCAAGGTGCACTCCGACGCGATGGGTGAGATCGCCCGCGGCCTCGAGGTCGTCGAGTTCGCGTGCGGGATGTCGCACCTGCTCAAGGGCGGCCACAGCGAGGAGGCGTCGACAGGCGTCGACGTGCACTCCAAGCGGGTCCCGCTGGGCGTCGTGGGCATCATCAGCCCGTTCAACTTCCCGGCCATGGTGCCGATGTGGTTCTTCCCGGTCGCGATCGCCGCCGGCAACACCGTCGTGCTCAAGCCCAGCGAGAAGGACCCGAGCGCCGCCGGCTGGCTCGCGGCGCTCTGGAAGGAGGCCGGCCTGCCCGACGGCGTCTTCAACGTGCTCCACGGCGACAAGACCGCCGTCGACGCGCTGCTCACCAGCCCGGACGTGCAGGCGATCAGCTTCGTCGGCTCCACCCCGATCGCCGAGTACGTCTACGAGACCGCCAGCCGGCACGGCAAGCGCGTCCAGGCGCTCGGCGGCGCGAAGAACCACATGGTCGTGCTGCCCGACGCCGACCTCGACCTCGCCGCCGACTCGGCCGTCAACGCCGGCTACGGCAGCGCCGGCGAGCGCTGCATGGCGATCAGCGTGCTGGTCGCCGTCGACCCGATCGGCGACGAGCTGGTCGCCCGGATCGCCGACCGCACCCGCACCCTCCTGATCGGCGACGGCGGCCGCGAGGCCACCGGGCGCGAGAAGGAGGCCGACATGGGCCCGCTCGTCACCAAGGCGCACCGCGACCGGGTCAGCTCGTTCATCGACTCCGGCGAGGCCGCCGGCGCGAAGGTGGTCGTCGACGGCCGCGACGTGCAGGCCCGCGGCGGGCAGGACGGCTTCTGGCTCGGCCCCACGCTCTTCGACGACGTCACGCCCGACATGGACATCTACACCGAGGAGATCTTCGGCCCGGTCCTGTCCGTGGTCCGGGTCGGCTCCTACGACGAGGCCGTCGCGCTGGTCAACGCCAACCCGTACGGCAACGGCACCGCGGTCTTCACCAACGACGGCGGCGCCGCGCGGCGCTTCGAGGCGGACGTCGAGGTCGGCATGATCGGCGTCAACGTCCCGGTGCCGGTGCCGGTGGCCTACTACTCCTTCGGCGGCTGGAAGCGCTCGCTCTTCGGCGACACCCACGCCCACGGCACCGAGGGCGTCCACTTCTTCACCCGCGGCAAGGTCGTCACCACCCGGTGGATCGACCCGGCCAACCGGCCCGCGGGCGGTCTCGAGCTGGGGTTCCCGCGCAATGACTGA